The Haloplanus salinarum genome includes a region encoding these proteins:
- a CDS encoding RNA-guided endonuclease InsQ/TnpB family protein has product MAEDYLRRTAITRPILTDEQQDFLDATISEWKDACNISSRIGWEHGETRKTYLQDLAYDTVLEETRLGSQHAILATHQAAAALDGVEAIKDLDEHYKTSRPEFTSNTVKYDTRTMTLFDDGSVSLSTVDGRIRCDLNLPDEDDGYQHEYLADDEWEVTESTLSKRDGDYYLHLGFRKDKPEKQVEQQGDDEDRTVLGVDLGIVNIATTSTAYFASGRELRHQHREFERIRGNLQQTGTQSAHRTIQQMSGRESRYLRGHLHQVANQILEEARFHDCEYLAFENLKHIRERAPPVKEFHQWAHRKLVDFVKYKAEADGISVEFVDPENTSRRCPDCGHTSDGNRVRQTEFECESCGATQNADYVGEKNVGWRYVRRGLQSSRRTGDSQLALKSGTVTPNRGFVPSD; this is encoded by the coding sequence GTGGCAGAGGACTACCTGAGACGTACCGCAATCACCCGCCCCATCCTCACCGACGAGCAACAGGACTTCCTCGACGCCACCATCAGCGAGTGGAAAGATGCCTGTAACATCAGTAGTCGCATCGGATGGGAACACGGTGAAACGCGGAAAACCTACCTCCAAGACCTCGCCTACGACACGGTGCTGGAGGAAACACGTCTCGGGAGTCAGCACGCAATTCTCGCCACCCATCAGGCCGCAGCCGCGCTCGATGGTGTCGAAGCAATCAAAGACCTTGATGAACACTACAAAACGTCTCGACCGGAGTTCACCAGTAACACGGTGAAATACGACACGCGAACGATGACGCTGTTCGATGATGGGTCTGTGTCGCTCTCCACCGTCGATGGCCGGATTCGGTGTGACCTGAACCTCCCCGATGAAGATGACGGCTATCAACACGAATACCTCGCCGATGACGAGTGGGAAGTCACGGAGTCTACGCTGTCAAAGCGTGATGGCGACTACTACCTGCACCTCGGGTTTCGTAAAGACAAACCGGAGAAACAGGTCGAACAACAGGGTGACGACGAGGACAGGACAGTTCTCGGCGTTGACCTCGGCATCGTCAACATCGCCACCACCAGTACAGCGTACTTCGCCTCCGGCAGAGAACTTCGACACCAGCATCGAGAGTTCGAGCGGATTCGTGGCAATCTCCAGCAGACTGGTACACAATCCGCCCATCGGACGATTCAGCAGATGAGCGGTAGGGAATCACGGTATCTCCGTGGCCATCTTCATCAAGTTGCGAACCAAATTCTCGAAGAAGCACGATTTCACGACTGCGAGTACCTCGCCTTCGAGAATCTGAAACACATCAGGGAGCGTGCGCCGCCCGTCAAAGAGTTCCACCAGTGGGCGCACCGCAAGCTCGTTGACTTCGTGAAGTACAAGGCTGAAGCCGACGGGATTAGCGTCGAGTTTGTAGACCCTGAGAATACGAGTCGGCGGTGTCCCGACTGTGGTCACACGAGCGACGGGAACCGAGTGCGACAGACGGAGTTTGAGTGTGAGTCGTGCGGGGCAACTCAGAATGCAGATTACGTCGGTGAGAAGAATGTTGGATGGCGGTATGTCCGTCGAGGCCTACAGTCGTCGCGGCGGACGGGCGACAGTCAACTCGCCCTGAAGTCAGGAACGGTGACGCCGAATCGGGGATTTGTCCCGTCCGACTAA
- a CDS encoding ImmA/IrrE family metallo-endopeptidase, which translates to MSTTRDSSVSFDQTDTRSDEMNRTIEQWIDDLVAGVDDAQASAEFQEWLDVQSRFHDYSYRNTLLIKRQCPEATRVAGYRTWQEEFDRHLNEGESAIWIWAPIITKQCPECENSPSYHEDNDFDYDETPPEKWSEGLVGFKPAPVFDVSQTEDEPLPDLDTEATGDAGDLVGRLTGAADELGVTVRIVPAEEWTHGEAKGICEQLSLVDVQPLVEVRDRENEADLARTLIHEYAHALLHFDVDDDTERAKREVEAEAVAYVVGRYCGLDTSGSAFYLAAWESDDPEIVRDRLDRISSTVEALIDVVEDGASTAPRTVARGLSVNSASTDRG; encoded by the coding sequence ATGTCCACGACCAGAGACTCGTCGGTCTCCTTCGACCAGACCGACACACGATCCGACGAGATGAACAGGACGATCGAACAGTGGATCGACGACCTCGTCGCCGGCGTCGACGACGCGCAGGCCAGCGCGGAATTCCAGGAGTGGCTGGACGTCCAGAGCCGCTTCCACGACTACTCGTATCGGAACACGCTGCTGATCAAGCGCCAATGTCCTGAGGCGACTCGGGTGGCGGGCTACCGGACGTGGCAGGAGGAGTTCGACCGCCACCTAAACGAGGGCGAATCGGCCATCTGGATCTGGGCACCGATCATCACCAAGCAGTGCCCGGAGTGCGAAAACTCACCAAGCTACCACGAGGACAACGACTTTGACTACGACGAGACACCGCCTGAAAAGTGGTCAGAGGGCCTCGTCGGGTTCAAGCCTGCGCCGGTGTTCGACGTCTCCCAGACCGAAGATGAGCCGCTTCCTGACCTGGACACGGAAGCGACCGGGGACGCCGGCGACCTCGTCGGTCGGCTGACTGGTGCCGCCGACGAACTTGGCGTGACGGTGCGGATCGTTCCAGCCGAGGAGTGGACCCACGGCGAGGCGAAGGGCATCTGCGAGCAGCTGAGCCTCGTCGACGTTCAGCCGCTCGTCGAGGTGCGTGATCGGGAGAACGAGGCCGACCTCGCGCGGACGCTAATTCACGAGTACGCCCACGCTCTGCTCCACTTCGACGTCGACGACGACACCGAGCGGGCGAAACGCGAAGTCGAGGCCGAAGCCGTCGCGTACGTCGTCGGGCGGTACTGCGGGCTCGACACTAGTGGGTCGGCGTTCTACCTCGCTGCGTGGGAGTCGGACGATCCCGAGATCGTTCGCGACCGTCTCGACCGGATCAGTTCCACAGTAGAAGCGCTCATCGACGTAGTCGAAGACGGCGCGTCAACTGCCCCGCGCACGGTGGCGCGGGGCTTGTCAGTGAACTCGGCCTCTACCGACCGTGGTTAG
- a CDS encoding lamin tail domain-containing protein has protein sequence MTHDTHLRSYTMWERLEPIARDEGLTDALRAAVADPLWMLTRQRQLGEFRGEDAGSPVRADVDYSHDRLNRVALGDGDAEPYDPTTDPPLATMVEREPVAVGDGADPDARTAVEAGMGFLDRYRDAVGDAAAGDPPLPAPEDFPEAFLLDLDEATLDGEGRRFAAVLEGRALDGVEIYRTLARADGIVGADDRSDVDWSGWRAAEAWLPVAADRALDEPFKRAAVGYVEWYRDLYAEPATAAVGGGEEAWDDDRLSYAGSVAAGDPDNETVFDVDGHRGGRLDWHAFSVRSGSLSPAAGETETASFSRPPTRARFEGMPAPRFWELEDANVDLGSVSAAGEDLSRLLLLEFALVAGTDWFTLPLSAPVGSVTRITDLTVRDTFGIETTVEPTVERDDATDWGGFEFDLPGHDEPGLLLPPLVETTIDADPVEEVRFTRDEVANLVFGIETLVESPIGGRRDRSEFTQPTLSVVDVTPGPPDEEYVAVRNDGDAPLDVTGWQLRADDTTVHTFGERDGAVVPPSETLTVYTGGDPAYDTDRVRHAGAGASVWADAEALSIHRPVVTDDGTRDHRLVLTETVGETAPGTEQSYTLATDVPDHWVPLKPDPEGAESYRLEPAILLDAGTLDDPDDALPTPQGRVLDPSMRLYEDEVTRAGTTVSQRYRYATWTDGRTYVWSGRRVSTGRGEASSGLRFDFTEPTTEAAPPGGRAPPAESEPITGTLADATPPSTGRPVSVVEYRVDTDSPSIQSPADEYVAIENTSGAMLTLTGWRVEDAAGHGYEFPERFELAPGDRVRVRTGTGTDTDRDLYWGLDAYRWHDTADTITVRDDEGDVVASVDYPDLSALPAEPPLSVTDTAFDPPDDDRDALTEEYVTVENVAGEELDVSRWTVRDLADHAYRFPDGTRLDPGQSLTLRTGSGTDTDTEHYWGSERPIWNNDGDAVLIYDRGGSLVAATVVYGHEID, from the coding sequence ATGACACACGACACACACCTGCGGTCGTACACGATGTGGGAACGGCTGGAACCGATCGCGCGCGACGAGGGGCTGACCGACGCGCTCCGCGCCGCTGTCGCGGACCCGCTCTGGATGCTGACTCGGCAGCGACAACTCGGCGAATTCCGCGGCGAAGACGCCGGCTCGCCGGTGCGTGCGGACGTGGACTACAGCCACGACCGCCTGAACCGGGTCGCGCTCGGCGACGGCGACGCGGAACCGTACGACCCGACGACCGACCCGCCGCTCGCGACGATGGTCGAACGCGAACCGGTCGCGGTCGGCGACGGCGCCGATCCGGACGCGCGGACGGCCGTCGAGGCCGGGATGGGCTTTCTGGACCGCTATCGCGACGCAGTCGGTGACGCGGCGGCCGGCGATCCGCCGCTCCCGGCGCCGGAGGACTTCCCGGAGGCGTTCCTGCTCGACCTCGACGAGGCGACGCTGGACGGCGAGGGCCGGCGGTTCGCCGCGGTTCTGGAGGGTCGGGCGCTCGACGGCGTCGAAATCTACCGGACGCTCGCCCGTGCCGACGGCATCGTCGGCGCCGACGACCGGAGCGACGTCGACTGGAGCGGCTGGCGGGCCGCCGAAGCGTGGCTCCCGGTCGCGGCCGACCGGGCGCTCGACGAACCGTTCAAGCGCGCGGCGGTCGGCTACGTCGAGTGGTACCGCGACCTGTACGCCGAACCGGCGACGGCCGCCGTCGGCGGCGGCGAGGAGGCGTGGGACGACGACCGGCTCTCGTACGCCGGGTCGGTCGCGGCGGGCGATCCGGACAACGAGACCGTCTTCGACGTCGACGGCCACCGCGGCGGCAGGCTGGACTGGCACGCCTTCTCGGTGCGGTCCGGCAGCCTCTCGCCGGCCGCCGGCGAGACGGAGACGGCGTCGTTCTCGCGGCCGCCGACGCGGGCTCGCTTCGAGGGGATGCCCGCGCCGCGGTTCTGGGAACTGGAGGACGCGAACGTCGACCTCGGGTCGGTGTCGGCCGCCGGCGAGGACCTCTCACGGCTCCTGTTGCTGGAGTTCGCCCTGGTCGCCGGCACCGACTGGTTCACGCTGCCGCTGTCGGCACCCGTCGGCTCCGTGACGCGGATCACCGACCTCACCGTGCGGGACACGTTCGGCATCGAGACGACCGTCGAACCGACCGTCGAGCGCGACGACGCGACGGACTGGGGCGGCTTCGAGTTCGACCTCCCCGGGCACGACGAACCGGGGCTCCTCCTCCCGCCGCTCGTCGAGACGACCATCGACGCCGATCCTGTCGAGGAGGTCCGGTTCACCCGCGACGAGGTCGCGAACCTGGTGTTCGGTATCGAGACGCTGGTCGAGAGCCCGATCGGAGGGCGCCGCGACCGGAGCGAGTTCACCCAACCGACCCTCTCGGTGGTCGACGTCACGCCCGGCCCGCCCGACGAGGAGTACGTCGCCGTCCGCAACGACGGCGACGCGCCACTCGACGTCACCGGCTGGCAACTCCGCGCCGACGACACGACGGTCCACACGTTCGGCGAACGGGACGGCGCGGTCGTTCCCCCGAGCGAGACGCTGACGGTGTACACCGGCGGCGACCCGGCCTACGACACCGACCGGGTCCGGCACGCCGGCGCCGGGGCGTCGGTCTGGGCCGACGCCGAGGCCCTCTCGATCCACCGGCCGGTGGTCACCGACGACGGGACCCGCGACCACCGCCTGGTGTTGACCGAGACGGTCGGTGAAACCGCGCCGGGGACCGAGCAGTCGTACACGCTCGCGACGGACGTGCCCGACCACTGGGTCCCGCTCAAGCCCGACCCCGAGGGGGCGGAGTCGTACCGGCTCGAACCGGCGATCCTGCTCGACGCGGGCACGCTCGACGATCCGGACGACGCGCTCCCGACGCCACAGGGTCGGGTCCTCGACCCGTCGATGCGGCTCTACGAGGACGAGGTCACCCGCGCCGGCACGACCGTCTCGCAGCGCTACCGCTACGCGACGTGGACGGACGGCCGGACGTACGTGTGGTCCGGGCGGCGCGTGTCGACCGGCCGCGGCGAGGCCTCCAGCGGCCTCCGGTTCGACTTCACCGAACCGACGACGGAGGCGGCGCCGCCGGGCGGACGGGCGCCGCCGGCGGAGTCCGAACCCATCACCGGGACGCTCGCCGACGCTACGCCGCCGTCGACCGGCCGGCCGGTGTCGGTCGTCGAGTACCGCGTCGACACCGACTCGCCGTCGATCCAGTCGCCAGCCGACGAGTACGTCGCCATCGAGAACACCAGCGGCGCCATGCTGACGCTCACCGGCTGGCGGGTCGAGGATGCCGCCGGCCACGGCTACGAGTTCCCGGAGAGATTCGAACTCGCTCCCGGCGATCGCGTGCGGGTGCGCACGGGCACGGGCACCGATACCGACCGCGACCTCTACTGGGGGCTCGACGCCTACCGCTGGCACGACACGGCGGATACGATCACCGTCCGCGACGACGAGGGGGACGTGGTCGCGTCGGTCGACTACCCCGACCTGTCGGCGCTGCCCGCGGAGCCACCGCTGTCCGTCACCGACACCGCCTTCGATCCGCCGGACGACGACCGCGACGCACTCACCGAGGAGTACGTCACCGTCGAGAACGTCGCTGGCGAGGAACTCGACGTCTCGCGGTGGACGGTTCGGGACCTCGCCGATCACGCCTACCGGTTCCCCGACGGCACCCGTCTCGATCCGGGCCAGTCGCTCACCCTCCGTACCGGTTCGGGCACCGACACCGACACCGAGCACTACTGGGGGTCGGAACGACCGATCTGGAACAACGACGGGGACGCCGTCCTGATCTACGACCGGGGCGGGTCGCTGGTCGCCGCCACCGTCGTGTACGGCCACGAAATCGACTGA